The Gadus chalcogrammus isolate NIFS_2021 unplaced genomic scaffold, NIFS_Gcha_1.0 GACHA128, whole genome shotgun sequence genome window below encodes:
- the LOC130378968 gene encoding uncharacterized protein LOC130378968 isoform X1 — MRLEVFNRRQGAKLQKMEQTKLSAKAIPPRASTDCPQDCNKDPTAEQSPTTEPLKESTHEEPGNDVQPVLHEEDPATPPCTTETCGKRVQSLEQECQALRTENMLLKEKMNRTTLNEMSLHNDDKRVHTLTGLSAFSILMTIFHIVAPFLQLKSSLTCFQQYMLTLIKLRMNLSFEFLAFYFDIDSTTVSKLFKHCISVMHCRLVPSLVLWPDREYLRKSLPYAFRNRSFEKTVCIIDCFEIFLEKPSRLLASAQCYSSYKSHHTMKYLIAICPRGSICFISAGWGGRTSDTFITEQSHFLSHLLPGDVVLADRGCLVKESIERCQAELKIPAFTRG; from the exons atgagactGGAGGTTTTCAACAGACGACAGGGAGCAAAGCTACAGAAGATGGAGCAGACAAAGCTATCTGCGAAAGCCATCCCTCCCAG AGCATCAACAGATTGTCCCCAAGACTGCAACAAGGATCCTACTGCAGAGCAAAGTCCCACCACAGAGCCTTTGAAGGAATCTACCCATGAAGAACCTGGAAACGATGTCCAGCCTGTTCTCCATGAGGAGGATCCAGCaaccccaccatgcaccactgaAACCTGTGGTAAACGCGTCCAATCTCTTGAGCAAGAATGCCAAGCTCTGAGGACtgaaaatatgttgttgaaggaaaaaatgaataggactacactgaatgagatgagcttgcataacgatgataaaagggttcatactctcactggtttatcagcattctccattctcatgacaatttttcatattgtggctccttttctccaacttaaatctagtttaacatgttttcagcagtacatgttaactttaattaagcttagaatgaacttgtcctttgagtttttggctttttattttgacattgacTCAACCACTGTTTCAAAGCTCTTCAAACACTGCATTAGTGTGATGCATTGTAGACTGGTGCCAAGTCTGGTGTTGTGGCCTGACAGAGAATACTTAAGAAAATCTCTTCCATATGCATTTCGAAACCGTAGCTTTGAAAAGACAGTTTGCATTATagattgttttgaaatatttctagagaaacccagtagattgctagccagtgctcagtgttactcatcatacaaatcacaccacacaatgaaatatttaattgcaatttGCCCTCGAGGTTCCATTTGTTTCATTTCCGCTGGATGGGGAGGTCGCACAAGTGATACGTTTATCACAGAACAAAGTCACTTTTTATCTCATTTGCTCCCAGGGGACGTAGTTTTAGCGGACAGAGGTTGTCTGGTTAAAGAGTCCATTGAGAGATGCCAAGCTGAATTAAAAATTCCAGCATTTACTCGTGGATAG